From Salmo salar chromosome ssa04, Ssal_v3.1, whole genome shotgun sequence, one genomic window encodes:
- the gbg8 gene encoding guanine nucleotide-binding protein GI/GS/GO subunit gamma-8 isoform X1 encodes MSNNMAKIADTRKTVEQLKLEVNIERMMVSKAAADLMAFCEAHAKEDPLVVPVSSSENPFREKKLFCAIL; translated from the exons ATGTCCAATAACATGGCTAAGATTGCAGATACCCGCAAGACAGTGGAACAGCTGAAACTGGAAGTCAACATCGAAAGAATGATG GTGTCCAAAGCAGCAGCTGATCTGATGGCCTTCTGTGAGGCTCATGCCAAGGAGGACCCTCTGGTGGTACCAGTGTCATCCTCTGAGAACCCTTTTCGGGAGAAGAAATTATTCTGTGCAATACTCTAA